The Bradyrhizobium betae genomic interval CCTTGCGCATGACGAGATTCAGCATGTTGGCTGGCGTCTCGTCGAAGCTCTGGATCACTGAGGTCTCGGATGACAGCGTGATCCACGGACCTGCGCTGGCGTAGGTCGCATCCAACCACTCGGGCGACACATGCTGTAGTAGCGCCCGAGGCTGTCGCGGCCGTCGTTCTCACCCATCTTGTAGCTGGCATAGAAGACGCCTGACGGCTTGAGGGCGCGATAAATCCGCGCAGGATTCCCGCGAGCTCGTCGCGCGGCACGTGCAGCACAGGCGCTGGCCCAGACGCCATCATAGGCCTGCTCCGCGTCCAGCTGGTCGAACCGCATCGCTTCGACCGGATGACCGAGCCGCCGCGACGCGATCTCCGCCATTTCGGGCGAGCCATCGGTCGCACGCACCGAAAATCCTTCCGCCAGCATCACCGCCGAATGATTGCCGGCGCCGCAGCCGAGTTCGAGGATCGCGCGCCCGGCGGCAGCAGGGCGAGAAACACGCAGCCGCGTCGAGGGCGCCTTCGCCCAGTCGGCGTAGGACTGGGCGTTGCTCCGATAGAATTGCAAGGTCGCTTCGTCCACCGCAGTACCTCGTGTCATGGAAACAGCGCGATCTGCTCCAGCCCGCCGTCTCGGGCAGCCCGAACATCAGGTTCATGTTTTGGATCGCCTGCCCGGCCGAACCCTTCACCAGATTGTCGAGCGTGGAAATCACGATCGCCCGGTTCTTGATCCGGTCAGCGACGACGCCGATCTGCACGTAGTTGGAGCCGCGCACATTCTGGGTCTGCGGCAGCACGCCCTTCCTAGCGACATGCACGAAGGGCTCGTTGACATAAGCCTGCTCAAGCGCGGTTCGCAGATCGTCCGGCGTCGCGCCGTTGAGCTTGACGTAGGACGTGCACAGTTCGCCGCGCGCCATCGGAATCAGATGCGGCGTGAAGTTGATCGTCACCGCGGAACCGGCGGCGACGCCGATCTCCTGCTCGATCTCGGGCGCGTGCCGGTGGGTGCCAACCGAATAGGGCGACAGCCCTCGCCCGCCTCGCTGAACAGCGTGTTCTGTTTCAGCCGCGACCGGCGCCGGTGACGCCCGATTTCGCGTCGATGATGATGTCGTCGACGTCGATCAGTTTGGCTTTCGCAAGCGGCACCAGCGCGAGCAGCGCCGCCGTGGGATAGCAACCGGGACAGGCGACCAGCCGCGCCGAAATGATCTTCTCGCGATAGAACTCGGTCAGGCCATAGACCGCTTCGCCCTGCAGTTCGAGCGCCCGGTGCTCATGGCCGTACCATTGCGCATAGGTGTTCTTGTCCCGCAGCCTGAAATCGGCGGACATGTCGAGGACCTTGATTTTGGGATTTGCCTTGAGGACCGCGGCGATGATTTCCTGCGTGGTCCCGTGCGGGAGCCCGCAGAACACCGCATCGAGCTTGCTCCAGTCGACCTTTTCCCATTCCACGAGTTTGGGCAGGTCCAGCATGAAGAAATGCGGAAACACCTCGCCCATCGACTTGCCGGCGTGGGGTGTTGGCGGGTGGAGTGCGATGATCTCGGCATCGGATGCCGCGCCAACAGGCGCACCGCATCGGCGCCGGTGTAACCGGAGGCGCCGAGAATGCCGATCTTCTTCGAGCTCATCACGCGTACCTTTCAGGCGTCATTGATCGTCTTGCCGGGTCGATAGTTGCAGCGTCGCCTCGTCAAACGGATTGGCCACGCGAGCAACGCTTATCGGCTACTTGTCGGCAAGGCCCAGCATCAGCCGCATGTTCTGCACGGCGGCACCCGAGGCGCCCTTGCCGAGATTGTCGAGCCGGGCGACCAGCACGGCCTGATGGTGCTTGTCGTTGGCAAAGACGTAGAGCTCGAGCATGTTGGTCTCGTTGAGCGCCTCCGGCTCGATCCGGCCGCCCTTCGACGCTTCGTTCTGGAGCGGCATCGCCGAGACGTATTTCGAGCCGGCGTAGCGTTTGGCCAGCGCAGCCTGAAGATCGCACCATCAGGCTTGCCCGGCAGCGTGTCGAGCTGAAGCGGGATCG includes:
- a CDS encoding class I SAM-dependent methyltransferase, giving the protein MDEATLQFYRSNAQSYADWAKAPSTRLRVSRPAAAGRAILELGCGAGNHSAVMLAEGFSVRATDGSPEMAEIASRRLGHPVEAMRFDQLDAEQAYDGVWASACAARAARRARGNPARIYRALKPSGVFYASYKMGENDGRDSLGRYYSMCRPSGWMRPTPAQVRGSRCHPRPQ